In Hymenobacter sublimis, a single genomic region encodes these proteins:
- a CDS encoding heme NO-binding domain-containing protein: protein MHGTIFTLLKRYVQTQYDHSTWIQLLENSGLTATDFDHKHVYPDEHMYQLVGQAAEMTGLSADELHEKFGEYLVPDLMYMYQRLVQPGWNTLDMIEHTENTMHRQVRSEHAENAPPVLHVTRISPDELFIDYVSKRRMGALAVGIVRGLATYFDEADIIKVEPTTNENGEEVRIRVRRIKPAA from the coding sequence GTGCACGGAACCATCTTTACGCTTCTCAAGCGCTACGTCCAGACCCAGTACGACCATAGTACCTGGATTCAGCTGCTGGAAAATTCGGGGCTGACGGCTACCGATTTCGACCACAAGCATGTGTACCCCGATGAGCATATGTACCAGTTGGTAGGCCAGGCCGCCGAGATGACCGGGCTGTCGGCGGATGAACTGCACGAAAAGTTTGGCGAGTACTTGGTGCCGGACCTGATGTACATGTATCAACGGTTGGTGCAGCCCGGCTGGAACACGCTCGACATGATTGAGCACACCGAAAACACCATGCACCGGCAGGTGCGGAGCGAGCATGCTGAAAACGCCCCGCCCGTGCTGCACGTCACCCGCATTAGCCCCGACGAGTTGTTTATTGACTACGTGTCGAAGCGGCGGATGGGGGCGCTGGCTGTAGGTATCGTACGCGGCCTGGCCACGTACTTCGATGAAGCTGACATTATCAAAGTGGAGCCCACTACCAATGAAAACGGCGAAGAAGTGCGCATTCGGGTACGACGGATAAAACCTGCGGCCTAG
- a CDS encoding arsenosugar biosynthesis-associated peroxidase-like protein gives MSTYYNPADLAKFGNITEWQSEMGNKFFAYYAEVFKDGALTEREKSLIALAVAHAVQCPYCIDAYTSDSLQKGADEAQMMEAVHVAAAIKGGAALVHGVQMMNKAKELSM, from the coding sequence ATGAGCACGTACTACAATCCTGCGGATCTGGCCAAGTTTGGTAACATCACGGAGTGGCAGTCGGAAATGGGAAACAAGTTCTTCGCCTACTACGCTGAGGTGTTCAAGGACGGAGCCCTAACCGAGCGGGAAAAATCCCTGATTGCGCTGGCCGTAGCCCACGCCGTGCAGTGCCCTTACTGCATTGATGCCTACACTTCCGACTCCCTGCAGAAAGGCGCTGACGAGGCCCAGATGATGGAAGCCGTACACGTAGCTGCCGCCATCAAGGGTGGGGCCGCGCTGGTGCACGGCGTGCAGATGATGAACAAAGCCAAGGAGTTAAGCATGTAG
- the arsS gene encoding arsenosugar biosynthesis radical SAM (seleno)protein ArsS (Some members of this family are selenoproteins.), producing the protein MKSLLARHAPLADTAYQLTVLTQAEAEGAHLPSFAHKLQQSGLLPLLPTGLSVMQINVGKMCNQVCKHCHVDAGPDRTEIMTRATMQLCLDALARTDIATVDLTGGAPEMNPDFRWLVEQISALGRDIIVRCNLTIIVANKKYHDLPEFFARHRVRVVSSLPHFSAGRTDAQRGEGVFERSIRALQMLNAVGYGQEGSGLSLDLVYNPAGAFMPGSQAGLEREFKQRLGREYGIVFNNLLTITNLPVSRFLEYLLESGNYEGYMDKLVAAYNPVAAANVMCRSTLSIGWDGQLYDCDFNQMLDLTVASPVQHIRDFDEALLNARAIVINQHCYGCTAGAGSSCGGATT; encoded by the coding sequence ATTAAGTCCCTGCTGGCCCGGCACGCCCCCTTGGCCGATACGGCCTACCAGCTTACCGTCCTGACCCAGGCCGAGGCGGAAGGCGCGCATCTGCCGTCTTTCGCCCACAAGCTGCAACAGAGCGGCTTGCTACCCTTGCTGCCTACTGGCCTGAGTGTCATGCAGATCAACGTGGGCAAGATGTGCAACCAAGTCTGTAAGCACTGCCACGTAGATGCCGGTCCCGACCGCACCGAAATCATGACCCGGGCCACCATGCAGCTCTGCCTTGATGCCCTGGCCCGTACCGACATTGCTACCGTGGACCTGACCGGCGGTGCCCCGGAGATGAACCCGGATTTCCGCTGGCTGGTGGAACAGATTTCGGCGCTGGGGCGAGACATCATTGTGCGCTGCAACCTGACCATTATCGTGGCCAACAAGAAGTACCACGACCTGCCCGAGTTCTTCGCCCGGCATCGGGTGCGGGTGGTGTCGTCGCTGCCTCACTTTTCGGCCGGCCGCACCGATGCCCAGCGGGGGGAAGGCGTGTTTGAGCGTTCTATCCGGGCCCTGCAAATGCTGAATGCCGTCGGCTACGGCCAGGAAGGCTCGGGCCTGAGCTTGGACTTGGTGTACAACCCCGCCGGAGCCTTTATGCCGGGTAGCCAGGCAGGCCTGGAGCGGGAGTTCAAGCAGCGCCTGGGGCGGGAGTACGGTATTGTGTTCAATAACTTGCTGACCATCACCAATCTACCCGTTAGCCGTTTCCTGGAGTACTTGCTGGAAAGCGGCAACTATGAGGGCTACATGGACAAGCTGGTGGCGGCCTACAACCCAGTGGCCGCCGCTAACGTCATGTGCCGTTCTACCCTCAGCATTGGCTGGGACGGGCAGCTCTACGACTGTGACTTCAACCAGATGCTGGACCTGACCGTAGCCAGCCCGGTGCAGCACATCCGGGACTTTGATGAGGCCTTGCTCAACGCACGGGCCATCGTTATTAACCAGCACTGCTACGGCTGCACCGCCGGCGCCGGCTCGAGTTGCGGCGGCGCAACCACCTAA
- a CDS encoding rhodanese-like domain-containing protein yields MKRGSSLLLGFLAAALTACGQQTGSTTSASTSTMTAYDHMLRLLYKQTVPVVQPAALAASLQRSPAAVVLLDARTPAEYRVSHLKGARFVDFDHFRDTDLRQLPRTQPIVVYCTVGARSEQVGAWLRERGFQDVRNLYGGIFQWVNDGYGVVNAQGPTTNVHPYSVMWRPWLKQGNPVYE; encoded by the coding sequence ATGAAACGAGGCTCCAGCCTGCTTTTAGGATTTCTGGCCGCTGCGCTAACTGCCTGCGGTCAGCAGACCGGCTCCACTACTTCCGCCTCTACCTCTACCATGACGGCTTACGACCACATGCTGCGCCTGCTCTACAAACAGACGGTGCCCGTGGTGCAGCCCGCCGCCTTGGCTGCTAGCCTGCAGCGCAGCCCCGCCGCCGTCGTGCTCCTGGACGCTCGTACCCCGGCCGAATACCGGGTAAGCCACTTGAAAGGAGCACGGTTCGTAGATTTTGACCATTTCCGTGACACCGATTTGCGGCAGCTGCCGCGCACCCAACCCATAGTGGTGTATTGCACCGTTGGAGCCCGGAGTGAGCAGGTAGGGGCGTGGCTGCGGGAGCGGGGCTTTCAGGATGTGCGCAATTTGTACGGCGGTATTTTTCAGTGGGTTAACGATGGCTATGGGGTAGTAAATGCGCAGGGTCCCACTACCAATGTGCACCCCTATTCTGTAATGTGGCGCCCCTGGCTGAAGCAAGGCAACCCGGTCTATGAATAA
- a CDS encoding TIGR04282 family arsenosugar biosynthesis glycosyltransferase: MNNDFVAPPALNHLIVFARLPEMGRVKTRLAADIGAELALSIYRQLLAHTRAVVAPLPVHKTVWLAEAGPAADLTDEWPGYEQLAQPPGDLGEKMQAAFAHDFDRQAAAVVIIGTDCPGLTTAHLTNAFEALRTHDVVLGPATDGGYYLLGMKQLWPSLFTGKSWSTDTVCSATVADAQQLGLRLQLLSELSDIDTGADLRAWETSTGKTFGQGLRVL, encoded by the coding sequence ATGAATAACGATTTCGTGGCTCCTCCGGCACTTAACCACTTGATTGTCTTTGCCCGCCTGCCCGAAATGGGGCGCGTGAAAACGCGGCTCGCGGCGGACATCGGGGCCGAACTAGCCTTGAGCATTTACCGCCAACTGCTGGCCCACACCCGGGCCGTGGTGGCTCCGCTGCCGGTGCATAAAACCGTGTGGCTGGCCGAAGCCGGCCCCGCCGCCGATCTGACTGATGAATGGCCAGGCTACGAGCAGCTGGCCCAGCCCCCAGGCGACCTGGGTGAGAAAATGCAGGCGGCTTTTGCCCACGACTTTGATCGGCAAGCTGCCGCCGTGGTCATCATTGGGACGGACTGCCCGGGCCTGACTACCGCCCACCTGACAAATGCTTTTGAGGCCTTACGCACCCACGATGTAGTGCTCGGGCCCGCCACCGATGGGGGCTACTACCTGCTGGGAATGAAGCAACTGTGGCCGAGCTTGTTCACGGGCAAAAGCTGGAGCACCGATACTGTGTGCTCCGCTACGGTAGCCGACGCGCAGCAACTAGGCCTGCGCCTTCAGCTACTTTCTGAGCTGAGCGACATTGATACCGGAGCTGATCTGCGCGCCTGGGAAACCAGCACGGGGAAAACATTTGGGCAGGGTTTGCGCGTACTGTAG
- a CDS encoding cellulose synthase family protein, which yields MLPALQLLLIGLYGLCLLLLLGFSVSQWQLTRLARRAYAAPGLPPLTPAEWPLVTVQLPLYNEVFVAERLLDACAALRYPAGRLHLQVLDDSTDETVALVAARVAHYRAQGVHIDHVRRATRTGFKAGALAYGLTRTEGELIAIFDADFVPQPDFLEQVVPHFYLDEARDTRTGVVQTRWGHLNEEYSLLTSLQAFALNAHFYVEQVGRQQGGHFLNFNGTGGVWRRACIEDAGNWHADTLTEDLDLSYRAQLRGWHFRYLPQVAAPAELPATMDALKSQQFRWTKGGAETARKHLGAVWRSKQSLVTRLQATFHLLNSTVFLAILLMAVLSVPLVFMRARVPQLEPAFQMATGFLVVLVPLVFYFRTAWQRAALDRPAPRPGFMGQLLLFLAFSMGLSLHNSRAVLLGLLGQRTAFIRTPKLGLMQQPGAWRGRRYRTSRLRSGLTLLEGLLCLYFLVGIGAGVYLREFGLLPTHMLLATGYGLVFYYSLRHAA from the coding sequence TTGCTACCTGCTTTACAACTGTTGCTGATTGGGTTGTACGGGCTTTGCCTGCTGCTGCTGCTGGGCTTTAGCGTGAGCCAGTGGCAGCTTACTCGGCTGGCCCGCCGGGCCTATGCTGCTCCCGGCCTACCCCCACTTACCCCGGCCGAATGGCCGCTGGTAACGGTGCAGCTCCCCCTTTATAACGAGGTATTTGTGGCCGAACGCCTGCTCGATGCCTGCGCGGCCCTGCGCTACCCCGCTGGGCGCCTGCACCTGCAAGTTCTCGATGATTCTACCGACGAAACCGTAGCGCTAGTTGCCGCCCGGGTAGCGCACTACCGCGCCCAGGGTGTGCACATCGACCATGTGCGCCGGGCTACCCGCACGGGCTTCAAGGCTGGGGCCCTTGCCTACGGCCTTACGCGCACGGAGGGGGAGCTAATTGCCATATTTGACGCCGACTTCGTGCCGCAGCCTGATTTTTTAGAGCAGGTAGTACCTCATTTCTACCTTGATGAGGCGCGAGATACCCGTACTGGGGTAGTGCAAACTCGCTGGGGCCACCTCAACGAGGAGTACTCCCTATTGACTTCCCTGCAAGCATTTGCCCTGAACGCCCATTTTTACGTGGAGCAGGTAGGCCGGCAGCAGGGCGGGCACTTCCTGAATTTCAATGGCACTGGGGGAGTATGGCGGCGCGCCTGCATTGAGGACGCCGGCAACTGGCACGCCGACACTCTGACGGAGGACCTCGACTTGAGCTACCGGGCCCAGCTACGGGGCTGGCACTTCCGCTACCTGCCGCAAGTTGCGGCCCCAGCGGAGCTGCCCGCCACTATGGACGCCCTGAAGTCGCAGCAGTTCCGCTGGACCAAGGGCGGCGCCGAAACGGCTCGTAAGCATTTAGGCGCTGTTTGGCGCTCAAAGCAGTCCTTGGTCACCCGCTTGCAGGCCACCTTCCATTTATTGAACAGCACCGTGTTTCTGGCTATTCTGTTGATGGCCGTGCTGAGTGTGCCGCTAGTGTTTATGCGGGCCCGGGTGCCGCAGTTGGAGCCGGCCTTCCAGATGGCCACGGGCTTTCTGGTAGTGCTCGTTCCGCTGGTTTTCTATTTCCGTACGGCTTGGCAGCGGGCAGCCCTCGACCGGCCAGCGCCCCGGCCTGGCTTTATGGGGCAACTGCTTTTGTTTCTGGCGTTTTCCATGGGCTTGTCCTTGCATAACTCCCGGGCGGTCCTGCTCGGGTTGCTGGGGCAGCGCACCGCGTTTATTCGCACGCCCAAGCTGGGGCTGATGCAGCAGCCGGGGGCTTGGCGCGGCCGCCGCTACCGTACCAGCCGCCTGCGCAGCGGCCTGACCCTCCTGGAAGGCCTGTTGTGCCTGTACTTTCTGGTCGGAATAGGAGCGGGCGTGTATCTGCGTGAATTCGGGCTGCTACCTACCCATATGCTTCTTGCCACGGGCTACGGCCTGGTATTTTACTACTCCTTGCGGCACGCCGCCTAG
- a CDS encoding glycosyltransferase family 2 protein produces MSVAPLPLAVIDVIIPAYNEEQSIARVLAEIPAGLVREVIVVDNNSRDQTGPVAAAAGATVLREPRPGYGHACLAGMARCYGRPPAEQPDIIVFLDGDYSDYPADMTALVAPLLRQEADLVIGSRALGQREAGSMLPQQLFGNWLATTLLHYLYGAQFTDLGPFRAVRREALLRIGMQDTTYGWTVEMQLKAAKLGLRCTEVPVRYRRRIGVSKVSGTVKGTLGAGYKILWTIFRYL; encoded by the coding sequence ATGTCTGTTGCCCCTCTGCCGCTGGCCGTCATCGACGTTATTATTCCTGCTTACAACGAAGAACAGTCCATTGCCCGGGTACTGGCCGAAATTCCGGCGGGGCTGGTGCGCGAAGTAATTGTGGTGGACAATAACTCCCGCGACCAGACCGGCCCGGTAGCCGCCGCGGCCGGGGCTACCGTGCTGCGCGAGCCCCGCCCCGGCTACGGCCACGCCTGCCTGGCTGGCATGGCCCGCTGCTACGGCCGCCCCCCGGCCGAGCAACCAGATATCATTGTGTTTCTGGACGGCGACTATTCCGATTACCCCGCCGATATGACGGCGCTGGTGGCCCCGCTACTGCGGCAGGAAGCCGATTTAGTGATTGGCTCCCGGGCCCTGGGCCAGCGGGAGGCCGGCTCCATGCTACCCCAGCAACTGTTCGGTAACTGGCTGGCTACTACCCTACTGCACTACCTCTACGGAGCCCAGTTCACCGATCTGGGGCCGTTTCGGGCGGTACGGCGCGAGGCTCTGCTTCGCATCGGCATGCAGGATACCACGTACGGCTGGACGGTAGAAATGCAGCTGAAGGCGGCCAAACTGGGGCTCCGCTGCACGGAGGTGCCCGTGCGCTACCGGCGGCGGATTGGCGTAAGTAAGGTATCCGGGACGGTGAAGGGGACGCTGGGGGCGGGCTATAAAATCCTGTGGACTATTTTCCGGTACCTGTAA
- a CDS encoding peroxiredoxin, whose amino-acid sequence MSRFRPHHPLTTRQQPLNFGLHWRLAPLWAPTPGPGTMAPNAELAVYFGFTRVSMLQIGDQAPDFTLRTTTGDTFRLRDQRGQRSVVLYFYPKDDTPGCTAEACSFRDQYQDFQDLGAEVVGVSSDSEASHQKFTQKHRLPFPLLADAGGQVRKLYEVPRALLGLLPGRVTFVIDKQGVIQYIFNSMSRATDHVAQAREVLRKLDGSH is encoded by the coding sequence GTGTCCCGCTTCCGGCCTCACCACCCGCTCACTACCCGTCAGCAGCCCCTGAACTTCGGGCTTCACTGGCGGCTAGCGCCCCTGTGGGCGCCTACCCCCGGCCCCGGAACAATGGCCCCCAATGCTGAGTTAGCCGTATACTTCGGCTTTACCCGTGTTTCTATGCTCCAGATTGGCGACCAAGCCCCCGATTTTACCCTCCGGACCACCACCGGCGACACCTTTCGCCTCCGCGACCAGCGTGGGCAGCGCAGCGTAGTGCTGTACTTCTACCCCAAAGATGATACGCCCGGCTGCACCGCCGAAGCCTGCTCCTTCCGCGACCAGTACCAGGATTTTCAGGACCTGGGGGCGGAAGTTGTGGGCGTGAGTTCCGATAGTGAAGCCTCCCACCAAAAGTTTACCCAGAAGCACCGTTTGCCTTTCCCCTTGCTGGCCGATGCCGGCGGGCAGGTGCGCAAGCTCTACGAGGTGCCCCGGGCCCTGCTAGGGCTGCTACCTGGGCGCGTAACCTTTGTAATCGACAAGCAGGGAGTTATTCAATATATTTTTAATTCCATGAGCCGGGCCACCGACCATGTAGCCCAGGCCCGGGAAGTTCTGCGAAAACTTGACGGTAGTCACTAG
- a CDS encoding alpha/beta fold hydrolase, whose product MLRFLSYCLLLLVCVTTSAAAQTTAPSSLNATLDGYDYPFPVRYLPLTIEGQRLRMAYMDVAATGKANGRTVVLLHGKNFFGAYWRETIKALREAGFRVVVPDQVGFGKSDKPDIHYSFHQLALNTRRLLDTLGVRQVVVVGHSMGGMLATRFALQYPQLTERLVLENPIGLEDYRLGVPYQTIAQAEATERKSTEESIRKYHATYYPHGYPKAHDEWLLPLAAQTRHPDFPRVARANALTFDMIYQQPVNYEFSLVQVPTLLIIGQDDRTVVGKGLLKDSAVLARMGQYPELGRRTAAQVKGAKLVPLTGVGHIPHLEATPQFLAALLGFVR is encoded by the coding sequence ATGTTGCGTTTTCTTTCTTACTGCCTGTTGTTGCTCGTGTGCGTTACCACTTCCGCCGCGGCTCAAACTACTGCCCCTAGCAGCCTCAACGCTACCCTCGACGGCTACGACTATCCTTTTCCTGTCCGCTACCTGCCGCTGACGATTGAAGGGCAGCGCCTGCGCATGGCCTACATGGACGTGGCCGCTACTGGTAAGGCGAATGGGCGTACGGTAGTACTGCTGCACGGCAAGAACTTTTTTGGGGCCTACTGGCGCGAAACCATCAAAGCTTTACGGGAGGCCGGGTTTCGGGTGGTGGTGCCGGACCAGGTAGGCTTTGGCAAATCAGATAAGCCCGACATTCATTATTCCTTTCATCAATTGGCCCTGAACACCCGGCGCCTGCTCGATACGTTGGGCGTGCGGCAGGTAGTGGTGGTAGGCCACAGCATGGGCGGCATGCTAGCCACTCGTTTTGCCCTGCAGTACCCGCAGCTCACGGAGCGGCTGGTGCTGGAAAACCCCATTGGGCTGGAAGATTACCGCCTGGGTGTACCCTATCAAACCATCGCTCAGGCCGAGGCCACGGAGCGCAAAAGCACCGAGGAGAGCATCCGGAAGTACCACGCCACTTACTACCCCCACGGCTACCCCAAAGCCCACGACGAGTGGCTGCTACCCCTAGCGGCCCAAACCCGCCACCCCGATTTTCCGCGGGTAGCCCGCGCCAACGCCCTGACCTTCGACATGATTTATCAGCAGCCCGTGAACTACGAGTTCAGCCTGGTGCAGGTGCCTACACTGCTTATTATCGGGCAAGACGACCGTACAGTGGTGGGCAAGGGCCTGCTTAAGGACTCTGCCGTGCTGGCCCGTATGGGGCAATACCCGGAGTTAGGCCGCCGAACGGCCGCCCAAGTCAAAGGGGCCAAGCTAGTGCCGCTAACTGGGGTAGGCCACATCCCGCACCTGGAAGCCACACCGCAATTTCTGGCGGCACTGTTAGGGTTTGTGCGGTAG
- a CDS encoding 4Fe-4S binding protein, whose translation MSIASLAAPTPPVTPVSGVEKGLLTLVGLGLLLLLPVAFDADAERARWCLFAALGLLSAGTLGWAAFKFGRQPAGVRQDNLWLRSSTGRGSLAWLTAVVLTGFYVVLYWFSADNGQGNFGPLNQLVHALDPLSQALRRHPSDQWFLYGTFYTLAVLVMGGRALWKYHHSPYQLIRTVSVMFFQLGFAFLLPGLMLALQRPEYYFSYFWPLKQDYLFPGTVSYLLKDGGPGLGVFMVFWGAVMSFLATPVLTYFFGKRWYCSWVCGCGGLAETAGDPYRHLSDKSREAWRWEVRLIYPILGLIVVITVLLWLGAAGVLPSWFTTTQQSGLPLVGGLSPVDGLGKVYGFFIGSIFAGVIGVGFYPLMGSRVWCRFGCPMAAYLGLLQKHFSRFRITTNGGQCISCGNCSNICEMGIDVKQYAQRGEPIIRAACVGCGLCSTVCPRGVLNLENGPREGRYQGSQLITAESLRILD comes from the coding sequence ATGTCTATTGCTTCGCTTGCCGCTCCTACCCCACCGGTTACGCCCGTTTCGGGTGTTGAGAAGGGGCTGCTCACCCTGGTTGGACTGGGGCTATTGCTGCTGCTGCCGGTAGCTTTCGACGCGGACGCCGAGCGGGCCCGGTGGTGTCTTTTCGCGGCCTTGGGGCTGCTGAGTGCCGGTACGCTGGGGTGGGCCGCATTCAAGTTTGGCCGCCAACCCGCCGGCGTACGCCAGGATAACCTCTGGCTGCGCAGCAGCACCGGCCGCGGCAGCCTGGCCTGGCTCACGGCCGTGGTCCTGACTGGCTTTTACGTGGTGCTCTACTGGTTTAGTGCCGATAATGGGCAGGGCAACTTCGGTCCCCTCAATCAGCTCGTGCACGCCCTCGACCCGCTTAGCCAGGCCCTGCGCCGCCACCCCTCCGACCAGTGGTTTCTGTACGGCACATTTTACACCTTGGCCGTACTGGTGATGGGTGGTCGGGCACTCTGGAAATACCACCACTCGCCCTACCAACTGATTCGCACGGTATCGGTCATGTTTTTTCAGCTGGGCTTTGCCTTCCTGCTGCCGGGTCTGATGCTGGCTCTGCAGCGCCCAGAGTACTACTTTAGCTACTTCTGGCCCCTGAAGCAGGACTACCTATTTCCAGGTACAGTAAGTTATCTGCTCAAAGATGGCGGGCCAGGGCTGGGCGTGTTTATGGTGTTCTGGGGAGCCGTAATGTCGTTTCTGGCCACGCCGGTGCTTACCTACTTCTTCGGAAAGCGCTGGTATTGCTCCTGGGTATGCGGCTGCGGTGGCCTGGCCGAAACTGCCGGCGACCCGTACCGCCACCTATCCGATAAAAGCCGGGAAGCCTGGCGCTGGGAAGTGCGCCTGATTTACCCCATTCTGGGGCTTATCGTCGTTATTACTGTGCTGTTGTGGCTAGGGGCGGCGGGCGTGCTGCCCAGCTGGTTTACCACAACTCAGCAGTCAGGCCTACCCCTGGTGGGCGGCCTGAGCCCGGTAGATGGCCTAGGCAAAGTGTACGGCTTTTTCATCGGCTCCATCTTCGCCGGAGTAATTGGGGTAGGCTTTTACCCCCTGATGGGTAGCCGAGTGTGGTGCCGCTTTGGGTGCCCCATGGCCGCCTACCTGGGGCTACTGCAAAAGCACTTTTCCCGCTTCCGCATTACCACCAACGGCGGCCAGTGCATTTCCTGCGGCAACTGCTCCAACATCTGCGAAATGGGCATCGATGTAAAGCAGTACGCTCAGCGCGGGGAACCCATCATCCGGGCCGCCTGCGTGGGCTGCGGGCTGTGCAGTACGGTGTGCCCCCGCGGCGTGCTCAACCTGGAAAACGGCCCGCGCGAGGGCCGTTACCAAGGTTCTCAGCTGATTACAGCCGAAAGCCTCCGGATTCTGGACTAA